A region of Sparus aurata chromosome 8, fSpaAur1.1, whole genome shotgun sequence DNA encodes the following proteins:
- the LOC115586143 gene encoding B-cell receptor CD22-like: MSVMSVLCVNLVTANMLLSLFFLSGALAVCPDESDLFITAQKKMEALSGSCLQIPCNFSAKPEKGFDSSREIFGVWIKSDPKLKKFPNNVIFNSSRSNNIYPMKITGNLSEKNCTTSFSSLITNYTNRYYFRIETDSFKATAVCDPLQINVEDFPRRPTIEISGDLKEKESVTITCSAFTPCPHSPPKLTWNLQQDSHNKIEENTDGTFTTKIQKTITLSDQHDGYNISCSATYPVNEGKHVKTAEETKTLSVSYAPKDTSVSISASAGSWVNLTCSSRAKPPVSSFTWFRNSKDGPVNVSEGHFYSVNVTNGGDYYCVATNDLGNQTSSQIYLNVGDFPRRPTIEISGDLKEKESVTITCSAFTPCPHSPPKLTWNLQQDSHNKIEENTDGTFTTKIQKTITLSDQHDGYNISCSATYPVNEGKHVKTAEETKTLSVSYAPKDTSVSISASAGSWVNLTCSSRAKPPVSSFTWFRNSKDGPVNVSEGHFYSVNVTNGGDYYCVATNDLGNQTSSQIYLNVGDNSVVWGSALGGIMVVILICLAVCVWWFQTKHQTTQQTESQRDDELVPQLPSSIAAENIHYGEIVFSKRRPEPSSDSVQDSGQQQDTVYAQVNVSVKQTPRDRLLTGRRISMLK; the protein is encoded by the exons ATGAGTGTCATGTCAGTCCTGTGTGTGAATCTGGTGACAGCCAACATGTTGCTgagcctcttctttctctcag GAGCTTTGGCTGTTTGTCCTGATGAGTCAGACCTCTTCATTACTGCACAAAAGAAGATGGAAGCACTGAGTGGATCTTGTCTGCAAATCCCATGTAACTTTAGTGCTAAACCAGAAAAAGGgtttgacagcagcagagaaatctTTGGAGTGTGGATTAAGAGTGAccccaaattaaaaaaatttccAAACAATGTGATTTTCAACAGCAGTAGGTCAAATAACATCTATCCAATGAAGATAACTGGAAACCTGAGTGAGAAAAACTGCACCACTTCATTTTCCAGTTTAATCACTAATTACACAAACAGATACTACTTCAGGATTGAGACCGACTCATTCAAGgcaacagctgtttgtgatCCTCTTCAAATAAACGTTGAAG ATTTTCCTCGTCGCCCCACAATTGAGATCTCAGGTgatctgaaggagaaggagtctGTCACTATAACCTGCTCAGCTTTCACTCCCTGTCCACACTCCCCTCCTAAACTCACCTGGAATCTCCAACAAGACTCTCACAacaaaatagaggaaaacacagatggaaCCTTTACAACTAAAATCCAGAAGACCATCACTCTGTCAGACCAACATGATGgatacaacatcagctgttctgcCACATATCCTGtgaatgaaggaaaacatgtcaagacagcagaggagacaaagactcTCAGTGTTTCAT atgctcctaAAGACACCTCAGTGTCCATCAGTGCATCAGCAGGTAGCTGGGTGAACCTGACCTGCTCCAGCAGAGCCAAGCCTCCCGTCAGCAGCTTCACCTGGTTCAGGAACAGCAAAGATGGACCAGTGAATGTATCTGAAGGACACTTTTACAGCGTTAATGTGACGAATGGAGGAGATTATTATTGTGTGGCCACAAATGATCTTGGCAACCAGACGTCATCACAGATTTACTTGAATGTTGGAG ATTTTCCTCGTCGCCCCACAATTGAGATCTCAGGTgatctgaaggagaaggagtctGTCACTATAACCTGCTCAGCTTTCACTCCCTGTCCACACTCCCCTCCTAAACTCACCTGGAATCTCCAACAAGACTCTCACAacaaaatagaggaaaacacagatggaaCCTTTACAACTAAAATCCAGAAGACCATCACTCTGTCAGACCAACATGATGgatacaacatcagctgttctgcCACATATCCTGtgaatgaaggaaaacatgtcaagacagcagaggagacaaagactcTCAGTGTTTCAT atgctcctaAAGACACCTCAGTGTCCATCAGTGCATCAGCAGGTAGCTGGGTGAACCTGACCTGCTCCAGCAGAGCCAAGCCTCCCGTCAGCAGCTTCACCTGGTTCAGGAACAGCAAAGATGGACCAGTGAATGTATCTGAAGGACACTTTTACAGCGTTAATGTGACGAATGGAGGAGATTATTACTGTGTGGCCACAAATGATCTTGGTAACCAGACGTCATCACAGATTTACTTGAATGTTGGAG ATAACTCTGTAGTCTGGGGTTCAGCTCTTGGAGGGATCATGGTCGTCATACTCATCTGCCTTGCAGTCTGTGTTTG GTGGTTTCAGACTAAACATCAAACTACTCAACAAACTGAG AGTCAAAGAGACGATGAGCTGGTTCCTCAACTTCCATCCAGCATAGCAGCAGAAAACATCCACTATGGAGAGATCGTCTTCTCCAAGCGCAGACCTGAACCGTCCTCTGACTCAGTGCAGGACAgtggacagcagcaggacacaGTGTATGCACAGGTCAATGTGTCCGTGAAGCAAACACCTCGAGACAGACTGCTGACAGGCCGGAGGATCTCTATGCTCAAGTGA